One region of Cheilinus undulatus linkage group 4, ASM1832078v1, whole genome shotgun sequence genomic DNA includes:
- the polr3f gene encoding DNA-directed RNA polymerase III subunit RPC6: protein MAEVKVKKETNLSDPAEVENRIKELCQQFPHGITDQVIQNDMPHLEPQQRAMAINKLLSLGQLDLLRNSSGLLYRMKDTQSTSKMKGSDNQEKLVYQIIEDAGNKGIWSRDIRFKSNLPLTEINKILKNLESKKLIKAVKSVAASKKKVYMLYNLQPDRSVTGGAWYSDQDFESEFVEVLNQQCFKFLQSKAEAARDSKQSPMVQRNSSFATSHEVWKYICELGISKVDLSMDDIETILNTLIYDGKVEMTVIAAKEGTVGSVDGQMKLYRGVNAILQPTGLVRTPCGLCPVFDDCHEGGEISPSNCVYMTEWLDF, encoded by the exons atggctGAAGTGAAGGTGAAGAAGGAGACGAACCTGTCAGACCCTGCGGAGGTAGAGAACAG GATCAAAGAGCTGTGTCAGCAGTTTCCTCATGGTATCACTGACCAGGTGATCCAGAACGACATGCCTCACCTGGAGCCTCAGCAGAGAGCCATGGCCATCAACAAGCTGCTCTCATTG GGTCAGCTGGATCTGCTGAGGAACAGCTCCGgtctgctctacagaatgaaggACACACAGAGCACCAG taAAATGAAAGGATCAGACAACCAGGAGAAGCTGGTGTACCAGATCATTGAGGACGCCGGAAACAAAG GGATTTGGAGCAGAGACATCCGTTTTAAGAGCAACCTTCCTCTGACAGAGATCAATAAGATCCTGAAGAACCTGGAGAGTAAGAAGCTCATCAAGGCCGTCAAATCTGTGGCT GCGTCTAAGAAGAAGGTCTACATGCTCTATAACCTGCAGCCCGACCGATCGGTGACGGGCGGAGCCTGGTACAGTGATCAGGACTTTGAGTCTGAGTTTGTGGAAGTCCTCAACCAGCAGTGCTTCAAGTTCCTACAGAGCAAG GCTGAGGCGGCGAGGGACAGTAAACAGAGTCCCATGGTCCAGAGGAACAGCTCATTCGCCACCTCTCATGAAGTCTGGAAGTACATCTGTGAGCTGGGAATCAGCAAG GTGGATCTGTCGATGGACGACATCGAGACCATCCTGAACACGCTCATCTACGACGGGAAGGTGGAGATGACCGTCATCGCCGCCAAAGAGGGAACGGTGGGCAGCGTGGACGGACAGATGAAGCTGTACCGTGGCGTCAACGCCATCCTGCAGCCCACCGGCCTGGTCAGGACGCCCTGCGGACTCTGCCCG GTGTTCGACGACTGCCACGAAGGAGGCGAGATCTCGCCATCAAACTGCGTCTACATGACCGAGTGGTTGGACTTCTGA